Proteins from one Chloroflexota bacterium genomic window:
- a CDS encoding type II/IV secretion system protein: MTTRSSSVTSFEQRVGQVLVEGGFMKADQLQKAKQLAEEKKTGLLDTLVAQRMVSRETLVTVLSFQLRIPIVDLKHVEVDPEALALIPEDFSRKNQILPVGFDTDGSLRVATMMPNDFALSTQLSSMTGRQIKFALAPGGGLKELIDRTYAVKSGGLTAPVPAPPGGVAPAPAAGRAIATVTETGAVVGGELSALSAIQAVETVALQAVKRRASDIHLVPTSDSSKVLFRIDGQLQNVAVLPLTLHESMVSRIKVLANMDISERRRSQDGSFSLKFGEKTVDFRVATVGMAWGEMLVVRILDRSGGLVTLEDIGLDSNSLHTWRQLMTLPYGMLLVSGPTGSGKTTTLYASIAELVSSRGNIMSIEDPVEYRMETINQIEVNRQAGITFATGLRSIMRMDPNVILAGEIRDKETAHTAVDASLTGHLVLASIHSNDAASSIVRLLDLGTEP; the protein is encoded by the coding sequence TTGACGACACGCAGCAGCAGCGTCACCTCGTTCGAACAGCGTGTTGGGCAAGTGCTCGTGGAAGGCGGGTTCATGAAGGCTGACCAGTTGCAGAAGGCGAAGCAACTGGCGGAGGAGAAGAAGACCGGCCTTCTGGACACGCTGGTTGCCCAGCGCATGGTCTCCCGTGAGACGCTGGTCACCGTCCTGAGCTTCCAGCTGCGCATCCCCATCGTTGACCTGAAGCATGTTGAGGTGGACCCGGAGGCGCTGGCCCTTATCCCAGAGGACTTCTCCCGGAAGAACCAGATCCTGCCGGTGGGTTTTGACACAGACGGTTCGCTGCGCGTCGCGACGATGATGCCGAACGACTTCGCCCTTTCGACGCAGCTTTCGTCCATGACAGGCCGCCAGATCAAGTTCGCCCTTGCGCCTGGCGGCGGCCTGAAAGAGCTGATTGACCGCACCTATGCCGTGAAGTCCGGCGGGCTGACGGCCCCCGTGCCTGCGCCGCCGGGCGGGGTAGCGCCTGCGCCGGCCGCCGGGCGAGCCATCGCCACCGTCACGGAGACGGGTGCGGTGGTGGGCGGGGAGCTGAGCGCGCTCTCCGCCATTCAAGCGGTGGAGACGGTGGCGCTGCAGGCGGTGAAGCGCCGCGCCTCGGACATCCACCTGGTGCCGACCTCCGATTCGTCCAAGGTCCTCTTCCGCATAGACGGCCAACTGCAGAACGTGGCGGTACTGCCGCTGACGCTCCATGAAAGCATGGTCTCCAGGATCAAGGTCCTGGCGAACATGGACATCTCGGAGCGGCGGCGCTCCCAAGACGGGAGCTTCAGCCTGAAGTTCGGAGAGAAGACGGTGGACTTCCGCGTGGCCACCGTGGGCATGGCCTGGGGCGAGATGCTGGTAGTGCGCATCCTGGACCGCTCCGGCGGCCTCGTGACGCTGGAGGACATCGGCCTGGACTCCAACTCGCTCCATACCTGGCGCCAGTTGATGACGCTTCCCTACGGGATGCTCCTGGTCTCCGGCCCGACCGGATCCGGCAAGACGACGACGCTCTACGCCTCCATCGCAGAGCTGGTGAGCAGCCGGGGCAACATCATGTCCATTGAAGACCCTGTGGAATACCGGATGGAGACGATCAACCAGATCGAAGTGAACCGGCAGGCGGGGATCACCTTCGCCACCGGCCTGCGCTCTATCATGCGCATGGACCCCAACGTCATCCTCGCCGGCGAGATCCGCGATAAGGAGACGGCCCACACGGCGGTGGACGCCTCCCTCACGGGCCACTTGGTACTCGCCTCCATCCACAGCAATGACGCCGCCTCATCCATCGTGCGCCTGCTGGACCTGGGCACAGAGCCCTAA
- a CDS encoding type II secretion system F family protein, protein MTGKRVRGRLDAESVDAAYETLRREALVPYKLAPVRERRTSYVNLAPALFKPTTQNLVDFPTQLSALLGSGVPLRRALETLKNESPSPGLKYALATVIRDIEGGQRFSEAMEKHTTVFSASYMRLIKVGEATGGLPLSLQRIGAGLRQQKGVQDKVRGALSYPIISLLMALVAGGILIVYSLPQLIELLDEFDSNLPLATRMLKNLTEFLNQWFTTIAIAAASIAALGWVYGKTERGAYLRDRLLLRAPVLGGVILRSNMFSLTSDLPPDFVPLAILVRRNC, encoded by the coding sequence ATGACGGGCAAGCGGGTGCGCGGGCGGCTGGATGCCGAGAGCGTGGATGCCGCGTACGAGACGTTGCGGCGCGAGGCCCTTGTCCCCTATAAGCTCGCCCCGGTCAGAGAGCGGCGCACCTCCTACGTCAACCTGGCGCCGGCGCTCTTCAAGCCCACCACCCAGAACCTTGTGGACTTTCCCACACAGCTCTCCGCGCTCTTGGGCTCCGGCGTGCCGCTACGTCGCGCCCTGGAGACGCTGAAGAACGAATCGCCGAGCCCCGGTCTCAAGTACGCCCTTGCCACCGTGATCCGGGACATCGAAGGCGGCCAGCGCTTCTCTGAGGCGATGGAAAAGCACACCACGGTCTTCTCCGCTTCCTACATGCGCCTTATCAAGGTCGGCGAGGCCACGGGCGGCCTGCCGCTTTCGCTCCAGCGCATCGGGGCCGGCCTGCGGCAGCAGAAGGGCGTCCAGGATAAGGTGCGCGGCGCCTTAAGCTACCCCATCATCAGCCTGCTCATGGCCCTTGTGGCGGGCGGCATCCTCATCGTCTACTCCCTGCCCCAACTGATCGAGTTGCTCGATGAATTCGATTCAAACCTCCCCCTTGCGACACGGATGCTCAAGAATCTCACCGAGTTTCTGAACCAGTGGTTCACCACCATCGCGATCGCGGCCGCAAGCATCGCCGCCCTCGGCTGGGTCTACGGCAAGACCGAGCGCGGCGCCTACCTGCGCGACCGCCTCCTGCTACGCGCGCCTGTTCTGGGAGGCGTCATCCTGCGGAGCAATATGTTCTCCCTTACCTCTGACCTGCCC